A region from the [Limnothrix rosea] IAM M-220 genome encodes:
- a CDS encoding FAD-dependent oxidoreductase produces the protein MDYDLVIIGATRAGLNLAQKAIAEGQRVALIQQVSQPLQDIQLRALERVLLHNAITSWEQLQTEITAAIAPTDFYEPLAKLIEKGVDVVPERGKFHWRPNPVFVTEKREFQGNNYAIATGTVWQQTDDPRHLTFPDFLQPQTWKKLRPKILFQGITPALLALAYTLCKQGKQVQFLLGFQFFSAEDQQLTHRLQTFLEVEGIEIYRNPAASDIAKLLNRKDINIIDGDRRQGNITHLNLPPRCFRGKQPWLKVNHRLQAPASNIYGCGSVLGGYDLTEVAIAETSYLAQSITAKKAQLCPYHLVPYRLFEPYPFDHVGYQPKDLPSDGITLEKTFYLDYVDQHRFPFDVTIKLWLSKEEKILGATVLGDRSGKLIYHCRDLIQTQQTFKSWQNLLEYSGIAAEICW, from the coding sequence GTGGACTATGATTTGGTCATTATTGGGGCGACACGGGCGGGGTTAAATCTTGCTCAAAAGGCGATCGCCGAAGGTCAGCGAGTGGCTTTAATTCAGCAAGTTTCTCAGCCATTACAGGATATTCAGTTACGGGCTTTAGAACGAGTTTTATTGCATAACGCAATTACAAGTTGGGAACAGTTACAGACAGAAATAACGGCGGCGATCGCCCCAACGGATTTTTATGAGCCGCTTGCTAAATTAATCGAAAAAGGTGTGGATGTTGTGCCAGAAAGGGGCAAATTTCACTGGCGACCTAACCCTGTTTTTGTGACAGAAAAACGAGAATTTCAAGGAAACAATTATGCGATCGCCACAGGTACAGTTTGGCAACAAACGGATGATCCACGACACTTAACTTTTCCCGATTTTTTACAGCCACAAACTTGGAAAAAGCTTCGGCCGAAAATTCTTTTTCAGGGCATTACACCTGCGCTGCTAGCCCTTGCCTATACCCTTTGCAAACAAGGCAAACAGGTTCAATTTTTACTGGGCTTTCAGTTTTTCAGTGCGGAAGATCAACAACTCACCCATCGTCTCCAAACCTTTCTTGAAGTTGAAGGCATTGAAATTTATCGGAATCCTGCCGCGTCAGACATAGCTAAACTTCTTAATCGAAAAGATATCAACATTATCGATGGCGATCGCCGACAGGGAAATATTACCCATTTAAATTTGCCGCCGCGCTGTTTTCGAGGCAAGCAACCATGGCTGAAGGTTAACCATCGACTGCAAGCACCGGCATCTAATATTTATGGATGTGGCTCAGTGTTAGGAGGCTATGATTTAACCGAGGTGGCGATCGCCGAAACTAGTTACCTTGCCCAATCAATTACCGCAAAAAAAGCACAACTTTGTCCCTATCATTTAGTGCCCTATCGATTGTTTGAGCCTTACCCTTTTGACCATGTGGGTTATCAGCCAAAAGATTTACCGAGCGATGGTATTACCCTCGAAAAAACGTTTTACTTAGATTATGTTGATCAGCATCGTTTCCCCTTCGATGTAACAATTAAGTTGTGGCTGTCTAAAGAAGAAAAAATATTAGGGGCAACTGTGCTCGGCGATCGCTCTGGCAAATTGATCTACCATTGCCGAGATTTGATTCAAACCCAGCAAACCTTTAAGTCGTGGCAGAATCTCCTAGAATATTCGGGGATAGCGGCGGAGATTTGTTGGTAA
- a CDS encoding ExbD/TolR family protein, whose protein sequence is MSNERPTPPSNTKLNTLGLRPFKLWQEESTPDFRIEIIPLIDVIFCVLTFFILAAVNLSRQQAINLDLPMANSGTVQMPNMAIVSLTDFGQIYVEKQLIQTQAQFTQIIEDYLERNPEGLVILNASEKRSYQEVMQVLDWLKSIGGTRVALGTMSGSQQVMQNLDGFFDENQNPGVTPVNPTIPRVPTFQPSNDFEFEPLESGETLPAPDGFELELQPLEEFGAPPSPDQIEAEQ, encoded by the coding sequence ATGAGTAATGAACGCCCGACTCCGCCGTCTAATACCAAGCTCAATACCCTTGGTTTGCGACCATTTAAGCTTTGGCAAGAGGAATCTACACCGGATTTTCGCATTGAAATTATTCCGTTAATTGACGTGATTTTTTGCGTTTTAACGTTTTTTATTTTGGCGGCGGTAAATCTTTCACGGCAGCAGGCGATAAATCTTGATTTGCCTATGGCGAATAGTGGCACTGTTCAGATGCCTAATATGGCGATCGTGAGCTTGACAGATTTTGGTCAAATTTATGTTGAAAAACAGCTCATTCAAACCCAAGCGCAGTTCACTCAAATTATCGAAGATTACCTAGAGCGCAATCCCGAAGGTTTGGTGATTCTCAATGCCTCAGAAAAACGTTCCTATCAAGAGGTGATGCAGGTTTTAGATTGGCTAAAATCCATTGGCGGTACAAGGGTTGCGTTGGGGACGATGTCCGGTTCTCAACAGGTCATGCAAAATCTTGATGGCTTTTTTGATGAAAATCAAAATCCCGGTGTTACCCCCGTGAACCCCACAATTCCTCGTGTCCCAACTTTCCAGCCATCTAATGATTTTGAGTTTGAGCCGCTAGAAAGTGGAGAAACTTTACCTGCACCGGATGGTTTTGAGTTGGAATTGCAGCCATTAGAAGAATTTGGTGCACCGCCTAGTCCGGACCAGATTGAAGCTGAGCAATAG
- the tmk gene encoding dTMP kinase, whose protein sequence is MDAKFIVFEGIDGSGSSTQAELLYQHFQALNIAAVLSPEPSNGMIGNLVREALRQRIRFTTDPVQFNRQMAYLFAGDRHDHLYNEIDGVMKLLKAGTQVITTRYYFSSLAYNANSAEEYEFIYRLNQDFPNPDIVFYFDLPVEVALERVNRRSHQEIYETQTKLTQVRNNYAQIFAEYTGQWLKLDATQAPEKIHQKVINAIAQLQSGPD, encoded by the coding sequence ATGGACGCAAAATTTATCGTTTTTGAAGGAATTGACGGGTCAGGTAGCTCCACCCAAGCCGAGCTTTTATATCAACATTTTCAGGCGCTAAATATCGCCGCCGTCCTCAGCCCAGAACCCTCTAACGGCATGATCGGTAATCTGGTGCGAGAAGCCCTCCGCCAACGGATTCGTTTTACAACAGATCCTGTGCAATTTAATCGCCAAATGGCCTATCTGTTTGCTGGCGATCGCCACGACCATTTGTATAACGAAATTGACGGTGTCATGAAACTCCTCAAAGCTGGCACACAGGTGATTACGACACGCTACTATTTTTCTTCCCTCGCCTACAACGCCAATAGTGCCGAAGAATACGAATTTATTTATCGTCTGAATCAAGATTTTCCCAATCCCGATATTGTGTTTTATTTTGATTTGCCCGTAGAAGTTGCTTTAGAGAGAGTCAATCGGCGATCGCACCAAGAAATTTACGAGACACAGACTAAACTCACCCAAGTCCGCAACAACTACGCACAAATTTTTGCCGAATATACAGGTCAATGGCTAAAGCTCGATGCCACCCAAGCACCAGAAAAAATTCACCAAAAAGTTATTAATGCTATTGCTCAGCTTCAATCTGGTCCGGACTAG